A region of the Pseudorasbora parva isolate DD20220531a chromosome 18, ASM2467924v1, whole genome shotgun sequence genome:
gagcagttcaACCAcccaatgttcttcagaaaaatcctccaggtcctgCAGTCTTATGTTTTCCAGcatattttgcatatttgaaccagCAGTgggttcataaacttttgaacagggtaATTTTTACaaattcagcaaaaaaaaaaaaaaaaaaaaaaaaaaaaaaaaatttttgtcTTGCGTACTATATGTAAACtcctttttatgtaaaatatcttattcaggacagtactaaatacaatttaaaagaaaatacattttgtatgatctctcatattttaaaattattcacagattctgcaaaggGTTCACATAATTTTTCTTGCCACTGTAAGTTACAGATgattatactatatatatatatatatatatatatatatatatatatatatatatatatatatatatatatatatatatatatattacataaagCTATTTAACCATTCCCAGACTGAGATATAAAGCAGTTACCTccttttaaaaacatatattttgaattttagATCCTAATCACCCACCTTAAGACTGGTTGAGTCTATTAGACATCTACGGCACTTTCTGCAGCGAAGGTTTGTTGAATCTTCTAGCGACCAAGATGTATCCATTTCTTCATTCTGTTTGAAATGTGCAGTAGAAAACCATATTTTATCCCTATACAAATCCTTAGGTAGATCAATACCGCATACAACACAAAGCATGCAAAAATAGTTGATTGTTATGTAATATCCGTGGTTGTCATCAGTGTATGGCTTTATAATATCCCTTTCTGCACATTAGAAAACTTTTGCTTGACCATAAAATAGCCAATGCAATCTACTTGGCACAAACAACACCAAAATTAGTACAACAAAACAACGTTTGCTGTATTTAGTATATATCCAGACACTAAATTTTACCTCCAGTTTGTATACAGATGTAAACAGTATAAGTTAGTTTTCTCAATAAAGGACCTACAGCGATCATTTTGGCCGGTGTTTTGTTGTCATTATTATGCAAATAAGTTAAGTAGGCTACTTTTTGTAACAAAATATTGTTCACGTTGTTCCCGTACGTACAAAAACATGCCGTACCACGAAAGAGGTAGCCATTTTCTTCGACGGAATCTCTGAAGAGTGCGTTACTTCAAGTTGTTTGGCTAAAAGGCTAAAAACAACAGCCAGCCTGGCTCTGCACTACTCGGAGTACAGATGCCTTCCTTGACTACGGAAGCCGCAGAGGGACAAAACGTCCCGGAACCAGGTCTGCATACAATTACTGAACATACAcgatcagaaatgtatttctcatTAATAAAGTCATTCACTTATTTATTCAGCCATTCAGGATCTCCCAACCTTAACCACATACACAAATAATTCAGAGTAAACTTTAATcaacactgcacattttgtaggATATCTCCCTTATTATTcaagtcttgcagtctctaaTGAGCTAAGTTGatgttagatgagggagacatgcaaaagGTCCCCGACAGGTTTGGAAACCGGTAGGCCTATAGACTATACACTAATACGTAGGGGTGGAGCGGAGGAATGAAACGTGTTTGTGCCAAAACGGTGAGTTTCCTCAGCAGCAGGCGCGCTACAGCAGGTGGCAGCAGCAATACAATTTTCAGCTCGACGGGTGTCGCTGACTACGGGAAAAAGTTAAtttctggagaaaaaaaaagttcaatccTTTAAAGTCTCAGGGAAATTGGGTCTTGCTGACAATTTTTGTTAAAGCTACGCATAGCCGAAATCTTAGCCTACTTGCTTCagtagtttttttgtgtgtgtcaggtGAGATGAGAATGGACGGATCTCACTGGAATTCTGGGAAAATGCATGTGCAATTGTATGTCGAGACTCGAGCCCACCCGACACACCTGCGTAGGTAACTGACGTGTGGACCACTGCTGATATAAATGGAGACGCATCGTCACAAGTCGTCAGTAATAATGTTGATGGTTGGCATCGCCTTCAAGTGTATGAGCTCCTCTGAATGGAGTAGTGCTGTTTACTGAAAGCGTCTGCGAATTGTGTGCTCTACACGACATGGAAGAAAACAACACCACGTCTTTATTATTTCAGAACGACAGTGGTTTCGATCAACAAATCGACAATGTGACTTTACCTGTGAAGGTTCCTCTAAGTTACCAGATCTCCACGTCTTTGCTGATCGGCGCGCTCATTCTATGTTCCATATTTGGAAACGCGTGTGTTGTGGCGGCTATTGCTTTGGAAAGATCCCTGCAAAATGTTGCAAACTACCTGATCGGATCACTTGCGGTGACGGACCTCATGGTGTCGGTGCTTGTGTTGCCCATGGCGGCTCTTTATCAAGTTTTAGACAAATGGACACTTGGACAGGTAActtgtgatatttttatttctttggACATTTTATGTTGCACATCTTCCATCCTGCACCTGTGCGCTATAGCTTTGGATAGATACTGGGCAATCACCGACCCTATAGACTACATGAAGAAGAGGACATTAAAGCGCGCGGCTCTTTTAATCACCGTTACCTGGTTTGTCGGCTTTTCGATTTCAATTCCACCCATGCTGATCATGAAATCTCAGCCCAAGAGTAAAGCAGAAGACATGGCCAACCCTGAAGCTTGCATGATCAGCCACGACCCGTGGTACACTATTTACTCCACCTTTTGCGCATTTTACATCCCTCTGATTCTTATGTTGGTCTTGTATGGACGCATATTCAAAGCGGCAAGATTTCGCATTCGCAAAACCGTTCGAAAACCTGAGAAAAAGCGGGTGAAAGGTTTGACTGTGTCGCCTGCGCTTTTTAAGCGCGCGAACGGAGAGCTGGGCAAAAACTGGAAAAGCGCAGTCGAACCCAAGCCCGCCGCGTGCGTAAACGGCGCGATTAAGCACGCTGAGGACGGCGAGTCTCTGGAGATCATCGAGGTTCACAGCAACTCCAAAAACAACCTGCCTCTGCCCAACACGCCAAACTCTGTCCCTCTGTTCGAGAACAAACACGAGAAGAACACCGAGGCGAAGAGGAAGCTCGCCTTGGCGCGCGAGCGCAAGACAGTGAAGACTCTGGGCATTATAATGGGCACTTTCATTCTGTGTTGGCTGCCATTCTTCATCAAAGCGCTCGTGATGCCTTTTTGTCCATCTTGTGATATGCCTTTGTGGCTCATAGACGTTATTAATTGGCTCGGGTATTCCAACTCCCTTTTGAATCCCATAATTTACGCATACTTCAATAAAGACTTTCAGAGCGCGTTCAAGAAAATCATTAAATGCCATTTTTGCAGACCATAAACATATTGTATTTTCAGTTGTAACTGTCAGAAAAACGCGTTTACCAGTATTGATTGCTCAGAAAAAGAATGGTGTATTTTAACAAACTTCCTTTTTAGGACGAGTATGCATAAATATATCATATGTGCTATAATTATGATATCAGGTTACATAATGTGTACAACAAATGCTTATTTCATGTCCATGACAAACACAGATCATGTCCATGatgtgaaaataaaaaagtcctACCTGTTTTTGTCCTTGTTTTTGAGTGTAAATAACAGTATTCAGACCAAAACGCATAGACTAAATTAATATAAGTATTGatgaatattatattttaaaaatgtctaaCAAATTAAATCAGGAATAGCAAAAAAGTTTGATGTAAAGATAACCTTAATTTCTTGGATGGAGAAAATTAtgcatatctctctctctcatatatatatatataagcatgACTATAAAACTATGTTTTTCCCATTGTGTCTGGCATTTAATATTTCACAGATCAAGGATTTCAACAAGCTAATGGCAGAATCACGCTAACACTCAGTGCATTATCAATATTTGCACAAACATGACAGCTGTTATTTTTCTCTAGAGACAGATATATAGATGCGTCACTCTCAGTCCATCCTTTAAATGAGTCTTTATACTTTTCCTCTTTCAGGGACTTTAAAAACCAATGAATCCTGACTTGTGCCTTCATCACCTGTGGAACAGTGTAAACATTGCGTGAAACAATGGCTACAAAGGAGCGCAAGAGAGGCCAAAAGATCCTCtttcataaaataatattttcacaACAAGATGCTCCTCGGCACATATCTCTTTTTTGAttatataatgaaaaaaatctCAAGGCTTTTACATGATCAGGAATGTGCCAGTGCAAATTGTGCCAATAGATTATGCTAACAGGTCCCCACCACTGTTTAGGTCAACCAATGTATTCTTGTTAGAAACAAAATTGTCAGTTTGTTCCATCAGTGCtgtaaatcaaaaaaaaaaaaacaagaaaaaaaaaaaaaaaacaaggggCAACTTCTTGATTTGTGCATTCATCCTTCACATTTTCCATTAAAGCTATCAATTTACTggataattgtttttttgttttttgttttgtttaaaaaaataataataataatcgtaGTCTCAAAAGTTGCTACATCAGCCCTGCCATGAATCACTAAAAGCCACTCAACAGAGCAGAGACAGGGGTGCTGGTCACCATAGCGACACTCAGATGTCTCAAACTCTGGGTCTGAGGTGCAATTATCTGATCAAAGGCCTAGGACAATAGACAGAGCCCACATGAACACCCACAGCTGGCATGATTTAGCGACCTGAGGATCCACAGCTATTTATTACCAACGAGAAACCTCCAGAACCCTGCTGAGAAACATTGCTGCTTGCTCAACAAACATTGTTGAGGTCCTTGATTGTCTATTTTGAGTTAGAGCTCTGGCTTAAGAGCTTACTAGCAGAAATACAGTACAAGCTGGATAACAAATCAACTTATTTAAGCCATTACTGGGTCTGTCAAGCAAATCCATTTATCCGCAATGCCTGTGAGGAAAAGACCACAATTTAAGTGTGTATCCAATGAATATGTTGACTGACAGTCAGTGAATAATGGACATTTCTGTTTTTATCTTGCTTTAGCCCTCAGAATCAATACAGTTGAAATATAATGAATATGGTGGGCTCAAGATTAAGCACATGCTTGTACTTTAATAATTCGGCAGTATAATATTGAAAGCATGCAATCAAATGAAATTCAGGAAGTGTAGgtgttaattaaataaatgaaaacagtTATTCAGGTTTGAGGGAGGAGTGGTGACACCaagaaattcaaaatattttttggtcTTTCAGCCAAGAATAATCAGAGGCTGATGCACGGTCAAAAGAAGAGATTCTGTAAAGTCCAATGTAATCCAGCCAGCTGCACACTGATTCTCGAGTGGCTGTTCTTCACAGTGGGCAAGATAAAAAGCaccacaaaaaacaacaacaacaaaaaaacacacattagcAATTgtcaaacaaaccaaaaaaaaaaaaaaacactaaaaaataCAATAGATCTGCAGTTCACAAGTAGCTTGAGTGTATGCCAATGAAAGCTTTCCCAGAGGTGGCAGGTGCTAGTATTCAACTTCAGTTAAAGGACATATGAAAGGTAATATTTCCAAACCACTTCATTCAGAAGCTGCACAGACGGCAAAAGTGCCCACATGGAAAAGACAGGCAATATTCCAAAATTGCAAATCAttgttttttgtcattttagttTTGGGCTTTTTGCCATTTTTAATGAAAGAGACATTTGAGAGAAGACAGGAAATTAAGGCAAGGGAAAGTCGGATGACAGAATCGGAGTCGCATCTCCTGCGGTCACATCTCCTGTTTTatgtgttgttgttatttttgtgtTCGGATTTGTATGAACTAAATGGCCACAGCTCTGATAATACACTATATATTTTTCATGATGACAACATACTGTTCATTTTATGCATTTTCTTGTCTCCTGTTACCAATGCGGCTTGTTTTAAAGGACACACATGCAGCCTGGTGTAAAATCACATAAACATATGCAGTCAGGTACATAAAATATTTGCAAGGATGAAACTGATTCTTGCTTGTTTCCTAAATAAGAATTAACTCAGTATTCAAAGTCACACTCCAGAACATTAACCTGACAGAAGATGTGATATCATccataaaacaatataaaaaacaaacaaaaaaacatcacaaacaTCCAACATCCAAGCTCACTCTTCAAGTGACACATTTATTTTGCTTAATGAGAtgtaaaaacattaaatgtCACGTGATGTGATGCTCTGCAGTTTAAAAGTAAAAAGGTTTCAGCAGTGATATTGCAAATTAGAGTATCATTCCAAGCTAAGGGAAGCTTTCTTTCATTTTACACACAGGCAGACCTATAGCAATTAGACAGGAAGCTTGAGCATCTGACCAGCAAGTGCTTTGAGCATTAGTACATTAACTGTGACTAAATAATTCAGTCACATTTCAGTAGCTGTGaatacaatgtttttttgtcAGAATCATTGATATGAGTGCATCAAATGTAATGGAAAATGTGATTTAGGCCAGTTATATTCATGGTTCATCTgtactgaataaaatataaaatccaTGGCAAGTTTTCAGTTCATAAAAAGGTCATGATCTTTTGCTCCACAATTATCATATTCCTCGTGCAGCTTTTTCTCAAAGATAAATTATACATTATCAGAAAGGGAAGTGGTAGAGTCATTAATTATTCAGATATACATTGTGGCCTTAGAATGTTTGTACATGAATGACCTATGAATTCCAGACAGAAACAAAGTGTGCTGTGCAGCTGCACTGCGACTCAGAAGCAATTCACTCAGTCCACACAGTCAGTTTTACAATGTAGGCTGTAAACATAATTATGTAGgcctaatataaaatgtaaaaatacagtgggtacagaaagtattcagacccccttacatttttcactttttgttatagaaaaaaatgtacttaaatgatagcaaaaaacaaatttagcatattactgcaatataacaaagagggACAATTTTAAGGGGGTACCCACCgtgtatatacactcacctaaaggattattaggaaccccatactaatactgtgtttgaccccctttcgccttcagaactgccttaattctgcgttgcattgattcaacaaggtgctgaaagcattctttagaaatgttggcccatattgataggatagcatcttgcagttgatggagatttgtgggatgcacatccagagcacgaagctcctgttccaccacattctaaagatgctctattgggttgagatctggtgactgtggggaccattttagtacagtgaacaaattatttgagctttgtgacatggtgcattatcctgctggaagtagccatcagaggatggatacatggtggtcataaagggatggacatggtcagaaacaatgtttAGCatggctgtggcatttaaacaattccctattggcactaaggggcctaaagtgtgccaagaaaacatcccccacaccattacaccaccaccagcctgcacagtggtaacaaggcatgatggatccatgttctcattctgtttacgccacaTTCTgattctaccatctgaatgtctcaacataaatcgagactcatcagaccaggcaacatttttccagtcttcaactgtccaattttggtgagcttgtgcaaattgtagcctctttttcttatttgtagtggagatgagtggtagcCAGTGGGGCTTTCaatcaaagttgctcttctatcagcttgaatcagtcgggcCATTCATTCAtcaaaaaggcattttctcccacaggactagCGCATACTGGATGtctttcccttttcacaccattctttgtaaaccctagaaatgg
Encoded here:
- the htr1ab gene encoding 5-hydroxytryptamine (serotonin) receptor 1A b — encoded protein: MEENNTTSLLFQNDSGFDQQIDNVTLPVKVPLSYQISTSLLIGALILCSIFGNACVVAAIALERSLQNVANYLIGSLAVTDLMVSVLVLPMAALYQVLDKWTLGQVTCDIFISLDILCCTSSILHLCAIALDRYWAITDPIDYMKKRTLKRAALLITVTWFVGFSISIPPMLIMKSQPKSKAEDMANPEACMISHDPWYTIYSTFCAFYIPLILMLVLYGRIFKAARFRIRKTVRKPEKKRVKGLTVSPALFKRANGELGKNWKSAVEPKPAACVNGAIKHAEDGESLEIIEVHSNSKNNLPLPNTPNSVPLFENKHEKNTEAKRKLALARERKTVKTLGIIMGTFILCWLPFFIKALVMPFCPSCDMPLWLIDVINWLGYSNSLLNPIIYAYFNKDFQSAFKKIIKCHFCRP